From a single Lolium rigidum isolate FL_2022 chromosome 7, APGP_CSIRO_Lrig_0.1, whole genome shotgun sequence genomic region:
- the LOC124671821 gene encoding uncharacterized protein LOC124671821 produces MAPKRKPPVNAAKPPTKAPPKTRTVASKEKLATMSREEWETEMDRRAFITADRRRHRIAALDAKKAAASAEACLSLGGGLNNISSSPSSPGYYGGGAFRFPDLNDSPDLRRTEVKGHVTDGTGLPRHLFPDDGRHTHQVFGEEEILNDVIRGHAYEPPVDDYEEKAYEDEGGARCNAGDVIPARFLSSLQWACGGFGTDLVEEDRRILLISLQVPVRLRLHANDSCWSLIINGKIIAAMIRHTAREIEEWVAAVWKKCPNCKYRIYNGDVSSQWPGLPAGVKFEPTDQQLLVHLEGKVGRAVSHVLIDDFIPTIEEVDGICYTHPKNLPGIEMDGRSSYFFHTISNAYDVGQRKRRKISNSNHTDCDEQIRWHMTGTPSAIKLNGVTKGWKKILVLKCGKGKIHKANWTIHQCHLGVEKDEKHGDLVVSRVFWQLKSNTGKSQMHAVDAKSGQSAMNIDPTTPNMYPPQPRRLSGSPFEPEQDQDEEEPGSCAVQLQADEDLAGSSESVDYGVLSDLDEHPLPNDDISDVCHEKPLPPDYFDMDAPFSDCTFLLTPLEFPL; encoded by the exons atggcACCGAAGAGAAAGCCTCCGGTGAATGCAGCGAAACCGccgacgaaggcgccgccgaagacGCGCACCGTAGCGTCGAAGGAGAAGCTGGCGACCATGTCGCGGGAGGAGTGGGAGACGGAGATGGACCGCCGTGCCTTCATCACAGCCGACCGCAGGAGGCACCGCATCGCCGCCCTCGACGCAAAGAAAGCGGCGGCCTCTGCGGAAGCGTGCCTGAGCCTGGGCGGCGGCCTGAACAACATCTCGAGCTCCCCGTCGTCGCCGGGTTACTACGGGGG CGGCGCCTTCCGCTTCCCCGACCTGAATGATTCGCCTGACCTGCGCCGCACCgaggtcaagggccacgtgacggACGGCACTGGCCTTCCCCGCCACCTCTTCCCCGACGACGGCAGGCacacccaccaggtgttcg GCGAGGAGGAGATCCTGAACGACGTCATAcgcggccatgcctacgaacccccGGTCGACGACTACGAAGAAAAGGCCTacgaggacgaag GAGGTGCTCGGTGTAACGCCGGCGACGTGATTCCGGCAAGGTTCCTCTCGTCGCTGCAGTGGGCGTGCGGGGGTTTTGGGACTGATTTGGTGGAGGAGGACAGGAG GATTCTTCTGATTAGCCTGCAGGTTCCTGTTCGCTTGCGGTTGCACGCAAATGACAGCTGCTG GTCATTGATTATTAATGGGAAGATAATTGCTGCGATGATTAGACACACAGCTAGAGAAATCGAGGAATGGGTCGCGGCAGTGTGGAAGAAGTGCCCAAATTGCAAATATCGCATCTATAATGGCGAT GTTTCATCACAGTGGCCAGGACTCCCTGCTGGTGTTAAATTTGAACCAACTGATCAGCAACTGCTTGTGCATCTGGAAGGAAAGGTTGGCAGGGCAGTGTCCCATGTACTAATAGATGACTTTATTCCAACCATAGAGGAAGTGGATGGAATTTGTTATACACATCCCAAAAATCTTCCTG GTATAGAGATGGATGGGAGAAGCAGTTATTTTTTCCATACAATATCAAACGCGTATGATGTTGGTCAGCGCAAGCGTCGGAAAATCAGCAACAGTAATCACACGGATTGTGATGAGCAGATCAGATGGCACATGACCggaacaccttcagccatcaaacTTAACGGTGTCACAAAAGGATGGAAGAAAATATTGGTTCTGAAATGTGGCAAGGGAAAGATACATAAAGCTAACTGGACGATCCATCAGTGTCATCTTGGGGTAGAGAAAGATGAAAAGCACGGGGATCTTGTCGTTTCCAGAGTATTTTGGCAGTTGAAGTCAAACACTGGGAAATCGCAGATGCATGCTGTTGATGCCAAATCCGGTCAATCTGCAATGAATATCGATCCTACAACCCCAAATATGTACCCTCCACAGCCTCGTCGCCTAAGTGGTAGCCCATTCGAACCAGAGCAGGATCAg GATGAGGAAGAGCCCGGCTCATGTGCTGTTCAGCTGCAGGCTGACGAAGACCTCGCTGGAAGCTCAGAGTCTGTCGACTACGGTGTGCTGTCGGACCTCGACGAGCACCCGCTGCCCAACGACGATATCTCGGACGTCTGCCATGAGAAGCCGCTGCCTCCCGACTACTTCGACATGGACGCGCCCTTCTCGGATTGTACATTCCTTCTAACGCCTTTGGAATTCCCACTCTGA